The following proteins come from a genomic window of Methanocella conradii HZ254:
- a CDS encoding DUF2769 domain-containing protein: MFVENSPENKSICKQYCGTCPSYVGEGKLLFCSRGNMTGTIEKNGCKCGMCPVAIEHKLDGGYYCIHGNLDTLLD; this comes from the coding sequence ATGTTCGTTGAAAACAGCCCAGAGAATAAAAGCATCTGTAAGCAGTATTGTGGCACGTGCCCGAGCTATGTCGGGGAGGGGAAGCTCCTTTTCTGTTCTCGCGGTAACATGACGGGTACCATTGAAAAGAATGGATGCAAGTGTGGAATGTGCCCCGTGGCCATAGAGCATAAGCTGGATGGGGGCTATTACTGCATACACGGGAATCTTGATACGCTGCTCGACTAA
- a CDS encoding MFS transporter — protein sequence MTISLDIGGFTSRFDRQVWGLFGASIIGVLGTSLVMTFMSIYMYESLGMSMTQVGLADFITTIVGAGAAYLGGAACDAYGRKKLLIIGLTLQIISYLLISICIDTHVAIPLFILALAFNSFNGGLYRTIPDVMIADVVKPSDLVEAYGLIRIGSNMGWVIGPVLGGAFLMFTSYGNLFYITALTTLTYLLIAAFLLRDTRPKLQPERLRLKDIAVVAGDRPFLAFCLLMLFMIIPYQQMYTLFTVYSSAYVGLSSFWIGVLYALSGLMVALFQYRVSSEVNKYKMTSALAFSAAVFAIGFFMLSLSTAFIVPFIGMAIITFAEMIWSPASSTMQANLSPESMRGRYFGFNGLTGNIGWAVGPLFGGILKDSMGGNVPMMWAIIGSMFILCVVGFMGLDRVVSKRANMANKIEKIGAEG from the coding sequence ATGACGATAAGTCTTGATATAGGGGGCTTCACATCCAGGTTCGACAGGCAAGTCTGGGGCCTATTTGGCGCCTCTATTATAGGGGTATTGGGCACCTCGCTCGTCATGACCTTCATGTCCATATACATGTACGAGAGCCTGGGCATGTCCATGACGCAGGTCGGCCTGGCGGACTTCATAACGACCATAGTGGGGGCGGGGGCCGCTTACCTGGGCGGGGCGGCATGTGACGCCTATGGCCGAAAAAAGCTGCTTATTATTGGGCTAACATTACAAATCATATCGTATTTGCTCATAAGCATCTGCATAGATACTCATGTTGCTATACCCCTTTTCATACTTGCACTCGCCTTCAACTCGTTCAACGGCGGCCTATACAGGACCATACCGGACGTCATGATAGCAGACGTGGTAAAGCCCTCCGACCTCGTAGAAGCATATGGCCTCATACGCATCGGCTCAAACATGGGGTGGGTCATCGGGCCAGTGCTGGGCGGGGCGTTCCTCATGTTTACCTCGTATGGCAATCTATTCTACATAACGGCGCTTACCACGCTCACGTACCTCCTCATAGCAGCATTCCTGCTGAGGGATACCAGGCCTAAGCTCCAGCCGGAGAGGCTCAGGCTCAAGGACATCGCGGTGGTCGCGGGAGACCGGCCGTTCCTGGCATTCTGCCTCCTCATGCTATTCATGATCATCCCATACCAGCAGATGTACACCCTCTTCACGGTCTACTCGTCGGCATACGTGGGCCTGAGTAGCTTCTGGATCGGCGTGCTATACGCATTGAGCGGGCTGATGGTCGCGCTCTTCCAGTATCGCGTCTCGTCAGAGGTCAATAAGTATAAAATGACGTCTGCGCTGGCCTTCTCGGCCGCTGTGTTCGCCATAGGCTTCTTCATGCTCTCGCTCTCGACGGCTTTCATCGTGCCGTTCATAGGCATGGCCATCATCACGTTCGCGGAGATGATCTGGTCGCCCGCCTCCTCCACCATGCAGGCTAACCTTTCGCCCGAGAGCATGAGGGGCAGGTATTTCGGCTTTAACGGGCTGACCGGGAACATTGGCTGGGCTGTCGGCCCCCTGTTTGGCGGCATCCTGAAGGACTCGATGGGCGGCAACGTGCCCATGATGTGGGCGATAATTGGGTCCATGTTCATTTTGTGCGTGGTTGGGTTCATGGGGCTTGACCGCGTGGTCTCAAAAAGGGCTAACATGGCAAATAAGATAGAAAAAATAGGGGCTGAGGGATAG
- a CDS encoding SPL family radical SAM protein, producing the protein MKVREICCKTALSPSRLPGLDYTLNPYFGCGHGCIYCYAPATLRYGGPESWGSFVNVKADMPRVLEKEARIKRRGVVGISTVTDPYQPIEERLGLTRRCLEVLLSKDFPVCIQTKSSLVLRDVDILREFREIEVGFTVTTLDSGISAVVEPGASPPRERLKALRALADCGIRTWAFIGPILPGVVDKEVLESVLQSLKDAGVSYVMLDRLRLKPGIWGRMEDALKDEHAILEACRLALFKGDGTFDRLKADAAVICRQLELEHHFSF; encoded by the coding sequence ATGAAAGTGAGGGAGATATGCTGTAAGACCGCTTTAAGCCCATCCAGGCTTCCCGGCCTGGACTATACGCTGAACCCCTACTTTGGCTGCGGTCATGGCTGTATTTATTGTTATGCGCCGGCGACTTTACGCTATGGCGGCCCTGAATCGTGGGGCTCATTTGTTAATGTAAAGGCCGATATGCCACGAGTATTGGAGAAGGAGGCCAGGATAAAAAGGCGGGGCGTCGTCGGAATCAGCACGGTCACAGACCCGTACCAGCCCATCGAGGAGAGGCTGGGGCTTACGCGGAGATGCCTGGAAGTGCTCCTATCAAAGGATTTCCCGGTATGCATCCAGACTAAGTCTTCGCTGGTACTCAGGGATGTGGACATATTAAGAGAGTTCCGGGAGATAGAGGTGGGCTTTACCGTGACGACGCTTGACAGCGGCATTAGCGCCGTCGTGGAGCCGGGCGCTTCACCGCCTCGAGAGCGGCTTAAAGCTTTAAGGGCGCTGGCTGATTGTGGCATAAGGACATGGGCTTTTATAGGCCCAATTTTGCCCGGAGTTGTGGACAAAGAGGTTTTGGAGAGCGTGCTGCAATCGCTTAAAGACGCAGGAGTTTCATATGTCATGCTGGATCGCCTGAGGCTAAAGCCAGGCATCTGGGGAAGGATGGAGGACGCCCTTAAGGATGAGCACGCCATACTGGAGGCGTGCAGGTTGGCCCTTTTCAAGGGCGATGGCACTTTCGATAGGCTAAAGGCCGACGCCGCAGTAATTTGCCGGCAACTCGAACTTGAGCATCACTTCAGCTTTTAG
- a CDS encoding DUF2284 domain-containing protein, translated as MQVDEKLDRELKALARKNKAGIHEVSPEDIVVGEWVRWKCMFGCKGYGKHLSCPPYVPGPQQTREMLKEYKKAYLVHFKGIPGIKEIDPDEVPANWHAFLAPLILWIHDTVYELEQHAFYSGYYKALGFGAYPCYYCEECVAEQSKGPVDVSFKRDCRHAEKVRPSMEAVGIDVFATVRKLGLPIEVIPCKDNQYGKFMHPSFDSYGLLLID; from the coding sequence ATGCAAGTAGATGAGAAGCTCGATAGAGAGCTAAAAGCCCTGGCAAGGAAGAATAAGGCCGGCATCCATGAGGTTTCGCCTGAAGACATCGTGGTGGGCGAGTGGGTGCGCTGGAAGTGCATGTTCGGCTGCAAGGGATATGGCAAGCACTTGAGCTGCCCCCCTTATGTCCCAGGCCCGCAGCAGACGAGGGAAATGCTGAAAGAGTATAAGAAAGCGTATCTGGTCCACTTTAAAGGGATTCCGGGGATTAAAGAGATAGACCCTGATGAGGTGCCGGCGAACTGGCACGCTTTCCTGGCCCCTCTAATCCTGTGGATTCATGACACCGTCTATGAGCTTGAGCAGCATGCCTTCTACTCGGGCTACTATAAGGCTCTTGGATTCGGCGCATACCCGTGCTATTATTGCGAGGAGTGCGTGGCGGAGCAGTCGAAAGGGCCTGTGGACGTGAGCTTCAAGAGGGACTGCAGGCACGCCGAGAAGGTGCGGCCATCGATGGAGGCCGTGGGGATAGACGTGTTCGCTACGGTGAGGAAGCTCGGGCTGCCCATAGAGGTCATACCGTGTAAGGATAACCAGTATGGCAAGTTCATGCACCCGAGCTTCGACTCCTATGGGCTTCTGCTGATAGATTGA